The Methanofastidiosum sp. DNA segment TGCAGTATTTGTCGGGGGAGTTACTAATATATTTTTGAAATATACTGGAATAATGTTTTAGAGGAATTTTATGTTAGAAGAGATAATTGAAGAATCACTTGAATTTATATGGACTATGAGAGAGCAAAATGATGACAGTGTTGAAACTTTTATTAAAGGAATCCATTCAAGATGTAATTTTTCTCAAATAGCTGGAAATTTATCCACTGAAGATGTTTTGAAAAATCTTGAAACTGAGGGATTTATAGAGATTCATAATAAAAAAATTAAATTCCTAAAGAAAGGTGAAGAAATAGGAAAGAAGATTATAAGAAGACATAGACTTACTGAAAGACTTCTAAAAGATATTCTCCAGATGTCAATTGATGAAATAGAAGAGCCAGCATGTAGACTTGAGCATACAATAACTGAAGGATTGGAAGATTCAATTTGTACTCTTTTAGGCCATCCAAGTATATGTCCTCATGGATTTGAGATACCTCCAGGAAGTTGTTGCAAAGACGTGTCTAAAGTATTGGAACCAATTATAATATCCCTTAGTGACATGGAACCAGGTGGCGAAGGTAATATAATGTATTTAGTTACAAAGAGTCATCCAAGATTGCAGAGACTTTCAACATTAGGTCTTAGTCCAGGGTCAAAAATAAAAGTTGTACAGACATTTCCTACATTTGTTGTTCAAGTCGATGAAACTCAAATTGCTTTAGAAAAAAGCATCGCAAAAGATATCTTTGTACGTAAGACAAATGGGCGTAATCAACATAGGCATAGGCACAGAAGAGGGCTATTCTAAAAAATATTTATTTTTAATCTTTAATTTAACCAATATGCTTAAATAATATAAAAAGATAGTATATTTTTGGCGAGATAACAAAATCTATTATTTTGTATGCATGTTTCCCTAAAGATGGAAATACATTTTATTATAAAAGGAGGTAATAAACATGGCAGAAAAACCAACTATAACAATGGCTGAAAGAAATAAAATGATAATGGACCTAAGAAAACAATTCACTGAAAAATACGTTAAAGAATTAAAAGAACAACATCCAGATTGGTCTGATACTAAAATAAGAGGCGTAGCTGAAAACATGGCTCAAAAAGAAGTTTCAAAGAATACACAATGGAATGTCGATGTAGTTGAAAAAGGAAAAGTGGTGTATAAAGCAGGCAAAGGCGAAGAAACAATGGTAAAAAGAGAACCTGCACCAAAAGTAGAACAAAAAACACCACAAGC contains these protein-coding regions:
- a CDS encoding metal-dependent transcriptional regulator; translated protein: MLEEIIEESLEFIWTMREQNDDSVETFIKGIHSRCNFSQIAGNLSTEDVLKNLETEGFIEIHNKKIKFLKKGEEIGKKIIRRHRLTERLLKDILQMSIDEIEEPACRLEHTITEGLEDSICTLLGHPSICPHGFEIPPGSCCKDVSKVLEPIIISLSDMEPGGEGNIMYLVTKSHPRLQRLSTLGLSPGSKIKVVQTFPTFVVQVDETQIALEKSIAKDIFVRKTNGRNQHRHRHRRGLF